A genomic window from Streptomyces mirabilis includes:
- a CDS encoding helix-turn-helix transcriptional regulator, translated as MDVTSDSPWAGIGLDALSGRVLEYLVGHASASSLTMAAAVGASREEVETALRSLEDVLLVIPIAGRPPRWKAGPPRSSLGSLLARRRAELAQAELYMEQLHEIYDFAARPQAPHLVEVLEDTEEVTARYAHLLKGSTQEVLHLAKPPYVTGPTDASDHGDAAQPEFREGIRLRSVYDTEGFTDTVSLETALRGSARGGEFRLSSRLPVKLVLFDRTAALLPLHDDRPSAGSLVVHSPALVDALAALFEAIWKHAVPVSLESRQDWPAPRQTRETTRIDERTQAILDLMATGMKDDAIARVLNISRRTVQKHVSEAGTALGARTRFQIALRAAERGWLPLEAPNSNE; from the coding sequence ATGGATGTGACGTCGGACAGCCCCTGGGCCGGAATCGGGCTGGACGCGCTCAGCGGCCGAGTCCTGGAGTACCTGGTGGGCCACGCCTCCGCCAGTTCCCTCACCATGGCGGCCGCGGTCGGCGCCTCGCGCGAAGAGGTCGAGACGGCACTGCGGTCTCTGGAGGACGTACTCCTGGTCATCCCCATCGCCGGCCGGCCCCCGCGGTGGAAGGCCGGCCCGCCACGTTCGTCCCTGGGCTCCCTGCTGGCCCGCAGGCGCGCCGAACTGGCCCAGGCCGAGCTGTACATGGAGCAGCTTCACGAGATCTACGACTTCGCGGCCCGCCCGCAGGCTCCGCACCTGGTGGAGGTCCTGGAAGACACCGAGGAGGTCACCGCGCGCTATGCGCATCTCCTCAAGGGCAGCACCCAAGAAGTACTGCACCTGGCCAAGCCGCCCTATGTGACCGGGCCTACGGATGCCTCCGATCACGGGGATGCCGCACAGCCGGAGTTCCGCGAGGGAATACGGCTGCGGTCGGTCTACGACACCGAGGGCTTCACGGACACGGTGTCACTGGAGACGGCGCTGCGGGGCAGCGCCAGAGGCGGCGAGTTCCGGCTCAGCTCCCGGCTTCCCGTCAAACTGGTCCTGTTCGACCGGACCGCCGCCCTCCTGCCCCTGCACGACGACCGCCCCTCGGCCGGGTCACTCGTGGTCCACTCACCTGCCCTCGTCGACGCACTCGCCGCGCTGTTCGAGGCCATCTGGAAGCACGCGGTGCCGGTGTCACTGGAAAGCCGGCAGGACTGGCCCGCCCCCCGCCAGACCCGGGAGACGACGCGGATCGACGAACGAACCCAGGCGATCCTCGACCTCATGGCGACCGGGATGAAGGACGACGCAATCGCCCGGGTACTCAACATCAGCCGCCGCACCGTGCAGAAGCACGTGAGCGAGGCCGGCACCGCACTGGGCGCCAGAACACGCTTCCAGATCGCCCTCCGCGCAGCCGAACGAGGCTGGCTGCCGCTGGAAGCACCGAACTCGAACGAGTAA
- a CDS encoding carboxypeptidase regulatory-like domain-containing protein, translating to MSIPTRATGAFPAFRIFHRGAAILGVAALALLGVQPLAHAAPPTIAQATTSTAQDASDAESDLAPVCGTPAKGHAACYAMRTTDQSARMRLSSSEVPAGLGPQDIQSAYSLPAGGGAGQTIAIVDAYDDPNAEADLAVYRSQYGLPPCTSANGCFKKVDQRGGTDYPPSNDAWVGEIALDLDMVSAAAPGADILLVETDNDGLENLAAGVDEAVALGAKYVSNSYGRSGDFPTDLATYGSSYDHPGVAVVAASGDNKYGVSFPATLPSVTAVGGTTLTADPTSARGWSETVWTRGSYGPGSGCASNQTKPDFQQDTGCTGRSVADVSAVADNVAVYLTYGSQGIGWQRYGGTSVATPVIASLYALAGPPRPGTSPNSYPYAADGVGLNDITTGSNGTCSVAYLCNAGTGYDGPTGLGTPAGLAAFRSGPHGTLSGTVKDSVTGKPVAHATVGSGLDIATTDTQGAYTLDLPAGTVKDLTVKAFGYTTATPVTLDISDGQTLTRDFGLSAIPRERVHGTVKDGSGHGWPLYARLAVSGSPEAPVWTDPVTGAYEMNLPKGGDYTLNVTAALPGYEPVARKVTVGDKSITAHVALTADPDAATAVGYRLELADRGEPFDSTATAPQGWSVVNAAGTNNGWEFDDPTQRGNATGGNGSFAVVESDNGSIGPHQDSQLVSPEYDLSAAQSAELTFKTAYLYNPNQQHMTVDASTDDGATWENVWTGPKVSDSAQRLTAHVPLRQFAGHKAVRLRFHFVADWGYFWSLDDVNVQTRVLVPAPGGLTVGTVRDATSGAGVVGATVSDTASPDETALTTATPEDPAVGDGFYTLFSANPGPHTLRVTASGYVGLTRATTVHRDRVSRKNLALRPDA from the coding sequence GTGTCGATACCCACTCGTGCGACAGGTGCGTTCCCGGCCTTTCGCATATTCCATCGCGGCGCGGCGATTCTCGGTGTCGCGGCCCTGGCACTCCTGGGCGTCCAGCCCCTTGCACACGCCGCGCCGCCCACCATCGCGCAGGCCACGACCAGTACGGCCCAGGACGCTTCCGACGCCGAGTCCGACTTGGCACCCGTCTGCGGCACCCCGGCGAAGGGGCACGCGGCCTGCTACGCCATGCGCACGACGGACCAGTCGGCCAGGATGCGGCTGAGCTCGTCCGAGGTTCCCGCGGGGCTGGGTCCGCAGGACATTCAGAGCGCCTACAGCCTGCCCGCAGGCGGAGGCGCCGGCCAGACCATCGCGATCGTCGACGCCTACGACGACCCCAACGCCGAGGCGGACCTGGCCGTTTACCGCAGCCAGTACGGCCTGCCGCCCTGCACCAGCGCCAACGGCTGTTTCAAGAAGGTGGACCAGCGCGGCGGCACCGACTACCCGCCCTCCAATGACGCCTGGGTGGGAGAGATCGCCCTCGACCTGGACATGGTCTCCGCGGCGGCACCGGGAGCCGACATCCTGCTGGTGGAGACGGACAACGACGGTCTGGAAAACCTCGCCGCCGGTGTGGACGAGGCCGTGGCCCTCGGTGCGAAGTACGTCTCCAACTCCTATGGCAGGAGCGGTGACTTCCCGACCGATCTGGCCACCTACGGGTCCTCCTACGACCATCCTGGTGTCGCCGTGGTCGCGGCCAGCGGCGACAACAAGTACGGCGTCTCCTTCCCCGCGACCCTCCCGTCCGTGACCGCGGTCGGCGGTACAACCCTGACGGCCGACCCGACCAGCGCCCGCGGCTGGTCGGAGACCGTCTGGACCAGGGGCTCCTACGGGCCGGGCTCCGGGTGCGCGTCCAACCAGACGAAGCCGGACTTCCAGCAGGACACCGGCTGCACGGGACGAAGTGTCGCCGACGTCTCAGCCGTCGCCGACAACGTTGCCGTCTACCTGACCTACGGCTCGCAGGGCATCGGCTGGCAACGCTACGGCGGCACCAGCGTCGCGACACCGGTGATCGCCTCGCTCTACGCGCTGGCCGGGCCTCCGCGCCCTGGCACCTCCCCCAACTCCTATCCCTACGCCGCGGATGGCGTCGGTCTCAACGACATCACCACCGGATCGAACGGAACCTGCTCCGTCGCATACCTGTGCAACGCCGGCACCGGCTACGACGGTCCGACCGGCCTGGGCACACCGGCGGGCCTGGCCGCTTTCCGCAGCGGGCCGCACGGCACCCTCTCCGGGACGGTCAAGGACTCGGTCACCGGCAAGCCGGTCGCCCACGCGACCGTCGGGTCCGGGCTGGACATCGCCACGACCGACACGCAGGGGGCGTACACGCTCGACCTACCGGCGGGCACGGTCAAGGACTTGACCGTGAAGGCCTTCGGCTACACGACGGCCACACCGGTCACCCTCGACATCTCGGACGGCCAGACCCTCACCCGCGACTTCGGACTCTCCGCCATCCCCCGCGAGCGCGTCCACGGCACCGTCAAGGACGGGTCGGGACACGGCTGGCCGCTCTACGCCCGACTCGCCGTGAGCGGGTCTCCCGAAGCCCCGGTCTGGACCGACCCGGTCACCGGCGCATACGAAATGAACCTGCCGAAGGGGGGCGACTACACGCTGAACGTCACCGCCGCCCTGCCGGGCTATGAACCCGTGGCACGGAAGGTGACGGTGGGCGACAAATCCATCACCGCACACGTCGCTCTGACCGCCGACCCCGATGCGGCCACCGCCGTCGGCTACCGACTCGAACTCGCCGACCGCGGCGAACCGTTCGACTCCACCGCGACCGCGCCCCAGGGCTGGAGCGTGGTGAACGCGGCCGGTACCAACAATGGATGGGAGTTCGACGACCCGACCCAACGCGGCAATGCCACCGGCGGCAATGGTTCCTTCGCCGTCGTCGAGAGCGACAACGGGTCGATCGGACCGCATCAGGACAGCCAGCTTGTCAGCCCTGAGTACGACCTGTCCGCCGCGCAGTCGGCAGAACTCACGTTCAAGACCGCGTACCTGTACAACCCCAACCAGCAGCACATGACCGTGGACGCCAGCACGGACGACGGCGCCACCTGGGAGAACGTCTGGACCGGGCCGAAGGTCAGCGACTCCGCGCAGCGCCTGACCGCGCACGTCCCACTCCGGCAGTTCGCAGGGCACAAAGCCGTGCGGCTGCGCTTCCATTTCGTCGCCGACTGGGGCTACTTCTGGTCACTCGATGACGTGAACGTCCAGACCCGCGTCCTCGTGCCTGCACCCGGCGGCCTGACCGTCGGCACAGTACGAGACGCCACCAGCGGCGCCGGAGTGGTCGGCGCCACGGTCAGCGATACCGCGAGCCCGGACGAAACCGCCCTCACTACGGCCACGCCGGAGGACCCCGCCGTCGGGGACGGCTTCTACACCTTGTTCTCGGCGAACCCTGGCCCGCACACCCTCCGGGTCACGGCGTCCGGTTACGTGGGGCTGACCCGGGCAACGACGGTTCACCGCGATCGAGTCAGCCGCAAGAATCTCGCCCTCAGGCCGGACGCATGA
- a CDS encoding S8 family serine peptidase, translated as MTHLPSGRRRRLLVVAAALLVTAATPHVASSADTSPANSPAGATRTADNVAASVVTLVTGDKVTVAPGVGDGPGTITVQGPDGEPTGARVLTVGGDTYVYPDSARPYLASGTLDDRLFDISRLVADGYDDAALKHLPLIVTYGGKEASASTLRSRAVALPGDVTDVHPLTSVNGVALAADREDTDALWSALTGTDSDSDSAKVPDADAAFHGGVAKVWLDGRAEATRMSLGSSENADGDTVLARAVNELSAETGALFTIAAGNDGPGARTVRSPGTADAALTVGAVDSSDALADFSSRGPRYGDDALKPEITAPGVGILAARSQYIATGSGYYMTASGTSMATPHVAGVAALVAAAHPDWTGSRIKDALVSTAEPTLDISADDGGNGRVDAAAATATLTATGKIDAGIHSPGTDKGTVHSTAAWTNTGDHAVAVDLAVDAPGVPDSVFAVSPSRVEVPAHGTATATVTTDLDKAGDLQRWTGRLTASAKSVALTRTLLGVSTRQQLFHVRTKVTGRSAEPTDGVLTFYRKGDEYAGTYLYGGGQSDELLPPGLYTVYADFRVEGTHGAASPAWSSRR; from the coding sequence TTGACACACCTCCCGTCCGGAAGACGGCGCCGCCTGCTCGTGGTCGCGGCCGCCCTCCTGGTCACCGCGGCGACCCCGCACGTGGCCTCCTCCGCAGACACCTCGCCGGCCAACAGCCCGGCCGGCGCCACCCGCACCGCTGACAACGTTGCCGCATCCGTCGTCACCCTGGTGACCGGCGACAAGGTCACCGTCGCCCCCGGAGTGGGCGACGGCCCCGGCACGATCACCGTTCAGGGCCCCGACGGCGAGCCCACCGGCGCCCGTGTGCTGACGGTGGGCGGCGACACCTACGTCTATCCCGACTCCGCCCGCCCCTACCTGGCGTCCGGCACCCTGGACGACCGACTCTTCGACATCTCCCGGCTCGTGGCGGACGGCTACGACGACGCGGCGCTCAAGCACCTGCCCCTCATCGTCACCTACGGCGGCAAGGAGGCGTCCGCCTCCACCCTGCGCAGCCGCGCCGTCGCCCTGCCGGGCGACGTCACGGACGTACACCCCCTCACCAGCGTCAACGGGGTCGCCCTCGCCGCGGACCGCGAGGACACTGACGCCTTGTGGAGCGCGCTCACCGGCACCGACTCCGACTCCGACTCCGCGAAGGTGCCGGACGCCGACGCGGCCTTCCACGGCGGCGTCGCCAAAGTCTGGCTCGACGGCCGGGCCGAGGCCACCCGCATGAGCCTGGGCAGCAGCGAGAACGCCGACGGCGACACCGTGCTCGCCCGGGCCGTGAACGAGCTGAGCGCCGAGACCGGCGCCCTGTTCACCATCGCCGCCGGCAACGACGGTCCCGGTGCCCGGACGGTTCGCTCGCCCGGCACCGCCGACGCGGCCCTGACCGTCGGCGCGGTCGACTCCTCCGACGCCCTCGCCGACTTCTCCAGCCGTGGCCCCCGCTACGGCGACGACGCCCTCAAGCCCGAGATCACCGCGCCCGGCGTCGGCATCCTGGCCGCCCGGTCGCAGTACATCGCCACCGGCAGCGGTTACTACATGACCGCCAGCGGCACCTCCATGGCGACCCCGCACGTGGCCGGTGTGGCCGCGCTGGTCGCCGCCGCGCACCCCGACTGGACCGGCAGCCGCATCAAGGACGCTCTGGTCAGCACCGCCGAGCCGACCCTCGACATCAGCGCGGACGACGGCGGCAACGGCCGGGTGGACGCCGCCGCGGCCACGGCGACGCTCACCGCCACCGGCAAGATCGACGCCGGCATCCACTCGCCCGGCACGGACAAGGGCACGGTCCACTCCACCGCGGCCTGGACCAACACCGGCGACCATGCCGTCGCCGTGGACCTCGCTGTGGACGCCCCCGGCGTTCCCGACAGCGTTTTCGCCGTCTCCCCCAGCCGCGTCGAGGTCCCCGCGCACGGCACCGCGACCGCCACGGTCACCACCGACCTGGACAAGGCGGGCGACCTCCAGCGCTGGACCGGACGGCTGACGGCGTCCGCCAAAAGCGTCGCGCTGACCCGCACTCTGCTCGGCGTCAGCACCCGCCAGCAGTTGTTCCACGTCCGTACCAAGGTCACCGGCCGCTCCGCCGAGCCCACGGACGGCGTCCTCACCTTCTACCGCAAGGGTGACGAGTACGCGGGCACCTATCTCTACGGCGGGGGCCAGTCCGACGAGCTGCTGCCGCCGGGCCTCTACACCGTCTACGCGGACTTCCGGGTCGAGGGCACACACGGCGCCGCCTCGCCCGCATGGTCATCCCGCAGGTGA
- a CDS encoding alpha-L-rhamnosidase C-terminal domain-containing protein has protein sequence MRTETAPAVEGDMTSASGSYRTPYGVARTDWTRDAGLFRLTVDVPAGSTAEVRVPLFDGRAEAPAGARLVRDGGTEAVYEVGSGHWNFRSITSPVVLPHRMWSSTVAWPR, from the coding sequence ATGCGCACCGAGACGGCGCCGGCCGTCGAGGGAGACATGACCTCGGCGTCGGGCTCCTACCGCACGCCGTACGGCGTCGCACGGACCGACTGGACGCGCGACGCCGGGCTGTTCCGTCTCACCGTGGACGTGCCCGCGGGCAGCACGGCGGAGGTGCGTGTCCCCCTGTTCGACGGACGCGCCGAGGCACCGGCCGGAGCACGGCTGGTGCGCGACGGCGGGACCGAGGCGGTGTACGAAGTCGGCTCGGGCCATTGGAACTTCCGCTCGATCACCTCACCGGTGGTCTTGCCGCACCGGATGTGGTCCTCGACGGTGGCATGGCCGCGGTGA